The Streptomyces sp. NBC_00224 genome has a window encoding:
- a CDS encoding alcohol dehydrogenase catalytic domain-containing protein, which translates to MKAVVATAPGPDRVALLDVEEVACRPGHVIVRVEAVGICGSEIHIQQGDVSWDMTYPVTLGHEFSGVVVEAGAGVTSFAVGDRVVSETAAEIDAASEWARTGVYNLDPNRRGFGARADGGMAERVVVPERCLHRLPDNVSFKQGALTEPVCVAYQATCVRTEIRPGDAVAVVGAGTIGLLSAWLATLGGAGPVVVVGLPGDAWRAPTMQAMGPIRFAASVEEARAALERRGRAGADAVIDAAGASEALRTALELARPLGQVTKVGWGPQPYAYSLDSLVAKQLTLRGSFSHTWTVWERVLALLADGAGEVVERIVGWEGTLDDWATGFGLQAEGAVIKGMLLPRSCPAG; encoded by the coding sequence GTGAAGGCCGTGGTCGCCACAGCGCCCGGGCCCGACCGGGTGGCTCTGCTGGATGTCGAGGAGGTGGCCTGCCGACCCGGGCACGTCATCGTGCGGGTGGAAGCGGTCGGCATCTGCGGGAGCGAGATCCACATCCAGCAGGGCGACGTCTCCTGGGACATGACCTACCCGGTCACCCTCGGCCACGAGTTCTCCGGAGTGGTCGTCGAGGCAGGGGCCGGAGTGACTTCGTTCGCGGTGGGCGACCGCGTCGTCTCCGAGACGGCCGCCGAGATAGACGCCGCGTCCGAATGGGCCCGGACCGGTGTGTACAACCTCGATCCGAACCGTCGCGGTTTCGGCGCACGGGCGGACGGAGGCATGGCCGAACGGGTGGTCGTTCCCGAGCGGTGCCTGCACCGGCTTCCGGACAATGTCTCCTTCAAGCAGGGGGCTCTGACCGAGCCGGTATGCGTGGCCTATCAGGCGACCTGTGTCCGCACGGAGATCCGTCCCGGTGATGCCGTTGCCGTCGTCGGGGCTGGCACTATCGGGCTGCTCAGCGCGTGGCTCGCCACCCTCGGTGGGGCCGGCCCCGTGGTCGTGGTGGGGCTGCCTGGAGACGCCTGGAGAGCCCCGACGATGCAGGCGATGGGGCCGATACGGTTCGCCGCGTCCGTCGAGGAGGCGCGCGCTGCCCTGGAGCGCCGCGGTCGGGCCGGAGCCGACGCTGTCATCGATGCTGCCGGGGCCAGCGAGGCGCTCCGTACCGCTCTGGAACTGGCACGGCCCTTGGGCCAGGTGACGAAGGTGGGGTGGGGGCCGCAACCCTATGCATACTCGCTCGATTCGCTCGTGGCCAAGCAACTCACCCTTCGCGGGAGCTTTTCGCATACATGGACCGTGTGGGAGCGGGTGCTGGCGCTGCTGGCGGACGGCGCCGGCGAGGTGGTCGAGCGGATTGTCGGCTGGGAGGGAACTCTGGACGACTGGGCGACCGGCTTTGGACTCCAGGCCGAAGGAGCTGTGATCAAAGGGATGCTGCTGCCTCGGTCCTGCCCGGCAGGGTGA
- a CDS encoding SDR family oxidoreductase, giving the protein MPTERGVLVVTGGSRGIGAETVRRAVASGWDVCFSYVEAEDRADALVVEVRESGGRAVAVRADIAQEPDVLALFRAADVLGPVRGLVANAAVVAPPSRLRDFTAERVRRVLDVNVLGTILCCREAVRRMSTADGHAGGSIVLVSSAASRIGSAGEYVDYAASKGAVDSLVTGLSREVAAEGIRVNAVRPGTTLTEIHERNGQSARVRAMEPLIPLRRAAAPYEVAEAVLWLLSDAASYCVGSVLDVAGGR; this is encoded by the coding sequence GTGCCCACTGAGCGGGGCGTCCTGGTCGTGACTGGCGGCAGCCGCGGCATCGGCGCGGAGACCGTCCGTCGCGCGGTGGCGAGCGGCTGGGACGTCTGCTTCAGCTACGTCGAGGCGGAGGACCGAGCCGACGCCCTAGTGGTCGAAGTGCGCGAGTCCGGTGGGCGGGCGGTCGCCGTGCGGGCGGACATCGCGCAGGAGCCCGACGTCCTGGCGCTCTTCCGCGCGGCGGACGTTCTCGGTCCCGTTCGCGGCCTGGTCGCGAATGCGGCCGTTGTCGCCCCGCCGTCGCGGCTGCGGGATTTTACTGCGGAGCGGGTTCGGCGCGTTCTGGACGTGAACGTGCTCGGCACTATTCTGTGTTGCCGTGAGGCCGTACGCAGGATGTCTACAGCGGACGGTCACGCCGGGGGCTCCATCGTGCTGGTTTCCTCAGCGGCCAGCCGCATCGGTTCTGCCGGCGAGTACGTCGACTACGCGGCCAGCAAAGGCGCCGTGGACAGTCTCGTGACTGGCCTCTCCCGCGAGGTCGCGGCCGAGGGGATTCGGGTGAACGCGGTCCGGCCGGGCACGACATTGACGGAGATCCATGAGCGCAACGGGCAGTCGGCACGAGTCCGCGCTATGGAGCCACTGATCCCGCTGCGCCGCGCCGCAGCGCCGTACGAGGTCGCGGAGGCGGTGCTGTGGCTGCTCAGCGACGCCGCCTCGTACTGCGTCGGCTCGGTTCTGGACGTGGCTGGCGGACGCTGA
- a CDS encoding SIS domain-containing protein yields MSFAAKYINAWLRVAETVDVTAVERAVEVLAEARERDATVWTVGNGGCGALASHLAIGLTLNTRRSGGRPFRAVCLSADAAALSAAVNDFGSREALRALLECNGRAGDVLCAFTVSGESANVNQAIAAAGAAGMPVVALVGTPGSTAARLADHPVLLGSAEPGIAEDVASAVMHAMYCSFMYEGSSSLPEGFISAH; encoded by the coding sequence GTGAGTTTCGCGGCGAAATACATCAATGCGTGGCTGCGTGTGGCGGAGACTGTCGACGTCACGGCGGTCGAGCGGGCCGTGGAGGTGCTGGCCGAGGCCAGGGAGCGCGACGCGACAGTATGGACGGTGGGCAACGGCGGTTGTGGCGCTCTTGCCTCGCATCTGGCGATCGGACTGACGTTGAACACACGGCGCTCGGGGGGCAGGCCGTTCCGGGCGGTGTGCCTGAGCGCGGACGCCGCCGCGCTCAGCGCAGCCGTCAACGATTTCGGCTCCCGTGAGGCCCTCAGGGCGTTGCTTGAATGCAACGGGCGTGCTGGCGACGTCCTGTGCGCGTTCACGGTGTCCGGTGAGAGCGCTAACGTCAACCAGGCGATCGCCGCAGCCGGGGCAGCCGGTATGCCGGTCGTTGCCCTCGTGGGGACTCCGGGGAGCACCGCCGCCCGGCTGGCGGACCATCCGGTCCTGCTCGGATCGGCTGAACCCGGCATCGCGGAAGACGTGGCCTCGGCTGTTATGCACGCCATGTACTGCTCCTTCATGTACGAGGGATCGTCGAGCCTGCCCGAGGGGTTCATCAGTGCCCACTGA
- a CDS encoding phosphotransferase enzyme family protein codes for MAARDIYVPPQRIGIRALDASEAAHANSLARAAIAAFNLDGYTVAELVRHSNVTARLVSAAGPALALRLRRGPSVDSRTELAWLSAVRRGTEVRVLEPYAEEFDRNTRTVANRDGTPVECSLFFWADGRPLAADLTQLNYCELGRMTAQLHEFAASWQSAPGLKPLVWDRTMYYAGTQLVITDPRYAEFVPARHARVVESVVGEADAELGRLTRAPDRMFLHGNIEMWNVLSTGPGELRLLDFEDVMVGPPVLDVAITLFYGRERTDYTALVEAYGAGYRSVRPWPVRDSRQLALLTAARAAMLLNHALLTERDRQSVTDRLLPLILDAAR; via the coding sequence ATGGCAGCACGCGACATCTACGTTCCGCCTCAGCGCATTGGCATCAGGGCGCTCGACGCTTCCGAGGCGGCGCACGCGAACTCCCTTGCCCGTGCAGCCATCGCCGCATTCAATCTGGATGGCTACACCGTCGCAGAGTTGGTCAGGCATTCAAATGTGACGGCCCGGCTGGTGTCGGCCGCAGGCCCCGCGCTCGCGCTCCGCCTGCGGAGGGGGCCGAGCGTCGACAGCAGGACCGAGTTGGCTTGGCTGAGCGCTGTCCGACGAGGCACCGAGGTGCGGGTTCTGGAGCCCTACGCCGAGGAGTTCGACCGGAACACCCGCACCGTCGCGAACCGCGACGGGACGCCCGTCGAGTGCAGCCTGTTCTTCTGGGCGGACGGGCGACCGCTCGCCGCCGACCTGACCCAGCTCAACTACTGCGAGCTTGGCCGGATGACCGCACAACTCCACGAATTCGCGGCCAGCTGGCAGTCCGCCCCGGGCCTCAAGCCGCTGGTGTGGGACCGAACCATGTACTACGCGGGCACGCAGCTCGTGATCACGGATCCCCGCTACGCCGAGTTCGTCCCGGCTCGGCACGCGAGAGTGGTCGAATCCGTGGTCGGGGAGGCCGATGCCGAGCTGGGCCGACTCACCCGTGCTCCCGACCGCATGTTCCTCCACGGCAACATCGAAATGTGGAACGTGCTGTCCACCGGCCCAGGCGAGCTGAGACTGCTCGACTTCGAGGACGTGATGGTGGGTCCCCCGGTGCTCGATGTCGCGATCACCCTGTTCTACGGCCGTGAACGAACGGACTACACCGCCCTGGTTGAGGCATACGGGGCTGGTTACCGCAGCGTCCGTCCCTGGCCCGTACGCGACTCCCGGCAACTAGCCCTCCTCACCGCCGCCAGGGCGGCGATGCTGCTGAACCACGCGCTGCTGACCGAACGGGACAGGCAGTCGGTGACCGACCGGCTCCTCCCGCTGATCCTCGATGCGGCCCGGTGA
- a CDS encoding NAD-dependent epimerase/dehydratase family protein yields the protein MVGDPEALRGRTVLITGHSGFIGSWLCSLLVACGADVVGYSLSEDPASATRAQWLTLLGVTDVRGDVRDLASVVAAARVFEPDVVVHLAAQPLLGRGFTEPHLTFDVNLNGSLSVLETVRLGAVRALVHVTSDKCYAPAGAGAPPLTEGSRLGGAGPYPASKWMAEALFNEFRALVPADSSIASVRLGNVIGGGDEADRLVPNALRAFRSGTAFRLRDPAAERPFQHVLDVVWGLATLASRLLFRQIDSGRALNFAPPSMASSAGELVAELAREWGPGALVSDGRDEVDFPEEPVLRLDGGRAARSLRWEHRLDLTNAASWTVAWARMTDSEVPPSDATACQVVDFLAASTRAGSREHDGDSVGAGER from the coding sequence GTGGTAGGCGATCCGGAGGCATTGCGCGGACGCACCGTCCTTATCACCGGGCACTCCGGCTTCATCGGATCGTGGCTTTGCTCCCTGTTGGTCGCGTGCGGGGCCGATGTGGTCGGCTACTCCCTGTCCGAGGACCCCGCCAGCGCCACGCGCGCCCAGTGGCTCACGCTTCTAGGAGTGACCGATGTCCGGGGTGATGTCCGCGACCTCGCCTCGGTCGTCGCGGCGGCCCGCGTCTTCGAGCCCGACGTTGTGGTCCACTTGGCTGCTCAGCCCCTTCTCGGCCGCGGGTTCACGGAACCGCACCTGACATTCGACGTGAACCTCAACGGATCGCTGTCCGTCCTTGAGACCGTCCGCCTGGGCGCCGTTCGGGCCCTGGTGCATGTCACCTCCGACAAGTGCTATGCGCCCGCTGGTGCGGGCGCGCCGCCCCTCACCGAGGGGTCACGGCTCGGCGGAGCAGGGCCGTATCCGGCGTCGAAGTGGATGGCTGAGGCACTGTTCAACGAGTTTCGCGCGCTGGTCCCGGCAGATTCGTCGATCGCGTCGGTGCGGCTGGGGAACGTTATCGGCGGCGGCGACGAAGCGGACCGGCTCGTGCCGAACGCGCTGCGGGCGTTTCGTTCGGGGACGGCATTCCGCCTACGCGACCCGGCGGCTGAACGACCTTTCCAGCATGTGCTCGACGTCGTGTGGGGGCTGGCCACGCTTGCGTCCCGTCTTCTCTTCCGCCAAATCGACAGTGGCCGCGCGCTGAACTTCGCTCCCCCGAGCATGGCGAGCTCGGCGGGTGAACTCGTTGCCGAACTGGCCCGCGAGTGGGGTCCCGGCGCTCTCGTGAGTGACGGCCGAGACGAGGTCGATTTCCCTGAAGAGCCGGTTCTGAGGCTTGACGGAGGGCGTGCCGCGAGATCGCTGCGCTGGGAGCACCGTCTCGACCTCACCAATGCTGCCTCCTGGACCGTGGCCTGGGCGAGGATGACCGACAGCGAGGTCCCTCCGTCCGACGCTACCGCCTGTCAGGTAGTCGACTTCCTCGCGGCGAGCACACGGGCAGGGTCGAGGGAACATGATGGTGACTCCGTCGGTGCTGGCGAGCGGTGA
- a CDS encoding glycosyltransferase family 2 protein, translated as MSLLISSRNRPRLLYDAVRSVLDGSTLPDEIVVVDQSDAPNEALKSLQTPDTVVFRYITSDTRGISRSRNLAFGYASHPVIVVIDDDCLVAKDWLEVIVRALLQAGPRAVVTGRVLAGAAEEQGAFAPSLHTDDQAAEFTGRITIDPLATFNFALYAETFTEIGPFDSRIGPGTRFPSSEDNDYGYRLLLAGYSIVFEPAALVHHRAWRTERNYLAVRFAYGRGQGGYYGKYLARGDWFMLRKLVHALKRRASRMRQGGRLGVLGELAWIAGWSVGTADWLLRPSRLDERHSRSADGSRGW; from the coding sequence GTGAGCTTGCTAATCAGCTCGCGCAATCGCCCACGGCTCCTGTACGACGCAGTTCGATCGGTGCTTGATGGCTCGACCCTGCCGGACGAGATCGTCGTGGTCGATCAAAGCGACGCACCGAACGAGGCCCTGAAAAGCTTGCAGACGCCGGACACAGTCGTGTTCCGCTACATCACGTCGGACACGAGAGGAATCAGCAGGAGCCGCAACCTGGCTTTCGGATACGCCTCCCATCCGGTCATCGTCGTCATCGACGACGACTGCCTCGTGGCGAAGGACTGGCTGGAGGTGATCGTGCGAGCACTACTCCAGGCCGGCCCCAGAGCGGTGGTGACGGGCCGAGTCCTCGCCGGAGCGGCGGAGGAGCAGGGTGCTTTCGCGCCCTCGCTGCATACCGATGACCAAGCGGCCGAGTTCACCGGCCGGATCACCATCGATCCGCTGGCAACCTTCAACTTCGCCTTGTACGCGGAGACTTTCACCGAGATCGGGCCCTTCGACTCCCGGATCGGCCCCGGCACCCGGTTCCCGTCCTCGGAGGACAACGACTACGGCTATCGCCTGTTGCTGGCGGGGTACTCCATCGTGTTTGAGCCGGCGGCGCTCGTCCACCACCGTGCCTGGCGGACCGAGCGGAACTACCTGGCTGTCCGCTTCGCCTACGGCCGGGGCCAAGGCGGCTATTACGGTAAGTACCTCGCCCGCGGGGACTGGTTCATGCTGCGGAAACTCGTCCATGCGCTCAAGCGCCGGGCCAGTCGCATGCGCCAGGGTGGTCGCCTCGGCGTTCTCGGCGAACTCGCCTGGATCGCCGGCTGGAGCGTCGGCACGGCGGACTGGCTGCTACGGCCCTCTCGTCTGGACGAACGCCACTCGCGCTCAGCGGACGGATCCCGGGGGTGGTAG
- a CDS encoding integrase, with product MLAPLSECLRRSAFSAKAQGTQVTYAPLYRLFFTFLWQRGLDWDEASEDDVEDWEDWRRRGAANPAPVDGGTWAKEQAALKLLYGIAAQRGLVPSNPVTLASPSDVKTSDVKWLSPRAFRLWRNVGLGGMLPDGLEDEAWRGRSAGRDTAYADLMYSSGLRRREGGTVLLCELPALGRRNYYAGRVGQAVAKRAGYTFYVGHPALQRVEGYRVSTRALAVARARRRGVYDRLPGLRIIQGVSRAGRVQWKGRDGRAGESALGRLTAAERMRLFVEGEDGLEPAMLWLTESGLPLRYTSWTKVFERASDRCAAAGLDVFATPKMLRHSMALRTLIALHNALDRRLGLTPAERLHYEEVYGQVWLMVKDMLGHRSEQVTRDVYLEPVRGLQLESLLGDDDNPVNAERIAELAARTGLILDVA from the coding sequence TTGTTAGCACCTCTTAGTGAGTGCCTGCGCCGCTCGGCGTTCTCGGCCAAGGCGCAGGGAACGCAGGTCACGTACGCCCCGCTTTACCGGCTGTTCTTCACGTTCCTGTGGCAGCGCGGGCTGGACTGGGACGAGGCGTCGGAGGATGACGTCGAGGACTGGGAGGACTGGCGTCGACGAGGGGCGGCGAATCCGGCGCCGGTCGACGGCGGCACGTGGGCGAAGGAGCAGGCGGCGTTGAAGCTGCTGTACGGCATCGCGGCCCAGCGCGGTCTCGTTCCGTCGAACCCGGTGACGCTCGCCTCGCCGTCGGACGTGAAGACCTCGGACGTGAAGTGGTTGTCGCCTCGGGCCTTTCGGCTGTGGCGCAACGTCGGGCTCGGTGGCATGCTGCCGGACGGCCTGGAGGACGAGGCGTGGCGCGGTCGGTCGGCTGGCCGGGATACGGCGTACGCCGACCTGATGTACTCCAGCGGCCTGCGGCGCCGCGAGGGAGGCACCGTGCTGCTCTGCGAGCTCCCGGCGCTTGGGCGACGGAACTACTACGCGGGGCGGGTGGGCCAGGCCGTGGCCAAGCGGGCCGGCTACACCTTCTACGTCGGTCATCCGGCGCTTCAGCGTGTCGAGGGCTACCGGGTGAGCACGCGCGCCTTGGCGGTGGCCCGCGCCCGGCGGCGTGGCGTCTACGACCGGTTGCCCGGCCTGCGCATCATCCAGGGGGTCAGCCGGGCGGGCCGTGTGCAGTGGAAGGGGCGGGACGGGCGTGCGGGCGAGAGCGCGCTGGGGCGGCTGACGGCCGCTGAGCGGATGCGGTTGTTCGTCGAGGGTGAGGACGGCTTGGAGCCGGCGATGCTGTGGCTGACCGAGAGCGGGCTGCCGCTGCGGTACACGAGTTGGACGAAGGTCTTCGAGCGGGCGAGCGACCGGTGCGCGGCCGCGGGGCTCGACGTTTTCGCGACGCCGAAGATGCTGCGGCACTCCATGGCTCTGCGGACGCTGATCGCGCTGCACAACGCGCTGGACCGTCGGCTCGGGCTGACGCCCGCCGAGCGCCTGCACTACGAGGAGGTGTACGGGCAGGTCTGGCTGATGGTCAAGGACATGCTCGGGCACCGCAGCGAGCAGGTGACGCGGGACGTGTACCTGGAGCCGGTGCGTGGGCTGCAGCTGGAGTCGCTGCTCGGCGACGACGACAATCCCGTGAACGCGGAGAGGATCGCGGAGCTGGCGGCCCGTACGGGTCTGATCTTGGACGTGGCGTGA
- a CDS encoding phosphoadenosine phosphosulfate reductase, which translates to MPARPVNHPSSTPDLSSYDLLAPQLSGGKDSAAMMAVFMDAAQAAGVETRVISYHSSLGALEWPPVVFDGTRYPGVSELAALHSAAFGLPPDRHLEVTRTMAGPDGTRMPRALLTEIAAYGRFPRLGSPYCRKSAKESVVSSAWTPIVRRLRRELGRPVRILKVMGLRSDEGPDRRKRAAWRTVQANGARVVDEWLPIKDWPTAAVKAWHSDANVPYSWTYDSVPGAGDWSGTSRCSCSLCVFAARRDVLLAVARRPRLADLYAEVEQARGDSFRPDWRITDLIRHARTCEAPEPGVVCPDDGPEFTSLQQQVRTALNSTPRKQPDLARHTQHTPCDGCSPRRPPAIPRTPG; encoded by the coding sequence ATGCCTGCGCGCCCCGTCAACCACCCCTCCAGCACACCCGATCTCTCGTCCTATGACCTGCTCGCTCCCCAGCTGTCCGGCGGCAAGGACAGCGCGGCCATGATGGCCGTGTTCATGGACGCCGCCCAGGCCGCCGGGGTGGAAACCCGGGTGATCTCCTACCACTCCAGCCTCGGCGCCCTGGAATGGCCCCCCGTCGTCTTCGACGGCACCCGCTACCCGGGCGTGTCCGAGCTCGCCGCCCTGCACAGCGCCGCCTTCGGGCTACCTCCCGACCGGCACCTGGAGGTCACCCGCACGATGGCCGGCCCCGACGGCACGCGGATGCCGCGCGCACTGCTGACCGAGATCGCGGCGTACGGGCGCTTCCCACGCCTGGGCAGCCCGTACTGCCGCAAGAGCGCCAAGGAGAGCGTGGTCTCCAGCGCCTGGACACCGATCGTCCGCCGCCTGCGGCGCGAGCTCGGCCGACCGGTGCGGATTCTCAAGGTCATGGGGCTGCGCAGCGACGAGGGGCCCGACCGAAGGAAGCGTGCGGCCTGGCGCACCGTGCAGGCCAACGGCGCACGCGTCGTGGACGAGTGGCTGCCCATCAAGGACTGGCCGACCGCCGCGGTCAAGGCCTGGCACAGCGACGCGAACGTGCCCTATAGCTGGACCTACGACTCGGTGCCCGGCGCGGGCGACTGGTCCGGCACCTCCCGCTGCTCCTGCTCACTCTGCGTCTTCGCTGCCCGCCGCGACGTGCTGCTGGCTGTCGCCCGGCGGCCGCGGCTGGCCGACCTGTACGCCGAAGTCGAGCAAGCACGGGGGGACAGCTTCCGGCCCGACTGGCGCATCACCGACCTCATCCGCCACGCCCGAACCTGCGAGGCCCCCGAACCCGGCGTCGTCTGCCCGGACGACGGACCAGAGTTCACCTCCCTCCAGCAGCAGGTCCGCACCGCACTCAACAGCACGCCCCGCAAACAGCCCGACCTGGCCCGGCACACCCAGCACACGCCATGCGACGGCTGCTCCCCCAGGCGACCTCCCGCAATCCCCCGCACTCCGGGGTGA
- a CDS encoding methyltransferase domain-containing protein, whose translation MFEELPREGFLPDVVWQHHVATGTVTAVDRSVEPARWTAAADSADPLVTQWDDGTHQGLEQGRTASSSASAPSVVAAMLKDLDVRPGQRVLEVGTGTGWNAALLAQRLGAGAVTTIEVDPALADMARMSLERHGLGGVSVVRGDGFAGYRPGAPYDRIVATCGVRTVPAAWLEQCRPGGRIVVPWGTPFTRLEATAQLTLSQDGQSASGLFTGLVQFMSLRAQRQTEPAYGDYVTAESREKAEQSTTTLTLNESFGAEWDIGRFVLGLLIPSCTVLFDSPQDGRRPVWLCGLGADRSWACVLFRDDGDEAPSTVYQYGDRRLWDEAERAHAWWRDHGEPGLGQLGLTVDCHGQHTWLRAPSEPLPAFAGRP comes from the coding sequence GTGTTCGAGGAACTGCCGCGGGAGGGGTTCCTGCCCGATGTGGTGTGGCAGCACCACGTGGCCACGGGCACGGTCACGGCGGTCGACCGGAGCGTGGAGCCGGCACGGTGGACTGCTGCGGCCGACTCCGCTGACCCGCTGGTGACGCAGTGGGACGACGGCACACACCAGGGGCTGGAGCAGGGGAGGACGGCGTCGTCATCGGCGTCCGCCCCCTCCGTCGTCGCCGCGATGCTGAAGGATCTCGATGTGCGGCCCGGCCAGCGAGTCCTGGAGGTCGGTACCGGCACGGGCTGGAATGCCGCACTCCTGGCGCAACGGCTCGGCGCCGGGGCGGTGACCACGATTGAGGTGGACCCGGCTCTCGCCGACATGGCCCGCATGTCGTTGGAGCGGCATGGTCTGGGTGGGGTGAGCGTGGTGCGCGGGGACGGCTTTGCCGGATACCGGCCCGGGGCACCGTATGACCGGATCGTCGCCACCTGCGGTGTACGGACCGTCCCGGCCGCCTGGCTGGAGCAGTGCCGGCCGGGCGGGCGGATCGTGGTGCCCTGGGGCACCCCCTTCACCCGCCTGGAGGCCACCGCCCAGCTAACCCTCTCCCAGGACGGCCAGAGCGCGAGCGGGCTGTTCACCGGCCTGGTGCAGTTCATGAGCCTGCGAGCCCAGCGCCAGACCGAACCCGCCTACGGGGACTATGTCACCGCCGAATCCCGGGAGAAGGCAGAACAGAGCACCACCACGCTCACGCTGAACGAGAGCTTCGGAGCAGAGTGGGACATCGGCCGGTTCGTCCTCGGCCTCCTCATCCCCTCCTGCACGGTCCTCTTCGACTCACCGCAAGACGGCCGCCGTCCGGTATGGCTGTGCGGACTCGGCGCGGACCGGTCGTGGGCCTGTGTCCTCTTCCGCGACGACGGCGACGAAGCACCGTCCACGGTCTACCAGTACGGCGACCGCCGGCTGTGGGATGAGGCCGAGCGCGCTCATGCCTGGTGGCGCGACCACGGCGAGCCGGGCCTCGGCCAGCTCGGCCTGACCGTTGACTGCCACGGCCAGCACACGTGGCTGCGAGCCCCGAGTGAGCCTCTGCCCGCCTTCGCTGGCCGTCCCTGA
- a CDS encoding group II intron maturase-specific domain-containing protein, with the protein MEAGAPKAALETAREILSGLGLQLHPDKTQVIDLREGREGFDFLGCHFRARMSGKLWEQKRVRRYYLHRWPSQRAMKRIREKVRDRTGRNRCGTDIRDVIADINPVLRGWGGYFRTGNAATKFRQVDAYVEKRLLGLMVKKRGRNLRAGQIRQWTGDWFRGHGLYRLRGTVRYPKTA; encoded by the coding sequence ATGGAGGCAGGCGCCCCCAAGGCGGCGCTGGAGACGGCCCGCGAGATCTTAAGCGGTCTCGGACTGCAACTGCATCCGGACAAGACCCAGGTGATCGATCTCAGGGAGGGCCGGGAAGGTTTCGACTTCCTCGGATGTCATTTTCGCGCCCGCATGTCGGGAAAGCTGTGGGAGCAGAAGCGTGTTCGGCGCTACTACCTGCACCGATGGCCGTCCCAGCGGGCGATGAAACGCATCCGGGAGAAGGTCCGGGACCGAACCGGCCGCAACCGATGCGGGACGGACATCCGTGACGTGATCGCGGACATCAACCCCGTCCTGCGCGGCTGGGGCGGCTACTTCCGGACCGGCAACGCAGCCACCAAGTTCCGCCAGGTTGACGCCTACGTGGAGAAGCGGCTTCTCGGCCTGATGGTCAAGAAGAGAGGTCGCAACCTCCGCGCCGGACAGATCAGGCAATGGACTGGGGACTGGTTCCGCGGGCATGGGCTGTACCGCCTTCGCGGCACGGTCCGATACCCGAAGACCGCGTAA
- a CDS encoding conjugal transfer protein → MSSGMQQAPLSAAAAPMAGGARLEAMRRRVRLSRLALWGVIASGPVALAVAVASSAPTVKTATPASPAPSRSTTTAAYAAPAGFAQLFVGAWLRSTTSDPSSAQARLAQSMAPGVDLPESAGAQSAPASVTALRSAQRARGMWSVTVAAQYADGTVRYYAVPVAADASGSSFAVTGAPGVVAGPGRAAMAKSPYGVSVPAGDLTSAIGQFLGAYLTGAGEVERYLAPGVKLSAVSPAPFQGATVQRISAAETVAAAERVPADGTTVRVLAAVEARDRVGRWPLAYELALKARSGRWEITALDSGTAQDGGAR, encoded by the coding sequence ATGTCCTCTGGCATGCAGCAGGCCCCGCTGAGCGCGGCTGCTGCTCCGATGGCGGGGGGCGCGCGGCTGGAGGCGATGCGGCGGCGTGTCCGCCTCTCGCGCCTCGCCCTGTGGGGCGTTATAGCCTCCGGTCCCGTCGCCCTGGCGGTCGCCGTCGCCTCCAGCGCACCCACGGTGAAGACGGCCACCCCGGCGAGCCCCGCGCCGTCGCGCAGCACGACGACCGCCGCTTACGCGGCCCCAGCGGGCTTTGCGCAGCTGTTCGTCGGCGCGTGGCTGCGCAGCACGACGAGTGATCCGTCGAGTGCACAGGCGCGGCTTGCGCAGTCCATGGCGCCCGGCGTCGACTTGCCCGAGTCGGCGGGTGCGCAGTCGGCGCCCGCGTCGGTGACCGCGCTGCGCAGTGCGCAGCGCGCCAGGGGCATGTGGTCGGTGACGGTGGCCGCGCAGTACGCCGACGGCACGGTGCGCTACTACGCGGTCCCGGTTGCCGCCGATGCCTCAGGCTCCTCGTTCGCCGTGACCGGTGCGCCGGGTGTGGTGGCCGGACCGGGCCGGGCCGCGATGGCGAAGTCGCCGTACGGCGTGTCAGTCCCGGCCGGTGATCTGACTTCCGCCATCGGGCAGTTCCTCGGCGCCTACCTCACCGGGGCCGGCGAGGTCGAGCGTTACCTCGCACCGGGCGTGAAGTTGAGCGCTGTCTCCCCTGCCCCGTTCCAAGGGGCAACGGTGCAGCGGATATCCGCCGCCGAGACGGTAGCGGCAGCTGAGCGTGTTCCGGCGGACGGCACCACGGTCCGGGTCCTGGCGGCGGTGGAGGCCCGCGACCGCGTCGGCCGCTGGCCGCTGGCGTACGAACTGGCCCTCAAGGCCCGCTCTGGCCGCTGGGAGATCACGGCATTGGACTCCGGGACCGCCCAGGACGGGGGTGCCCGGTGA